In the genome of Pseudomonas sp. LBUM920, one region contains:
- the lysC gene encoding Rz1-like lysis system protein LysC (LysC is an Rz1-like component of a phage lytic system, substantially overlapping although not fully embedded in the gene for the Rz-like LysB component.) has product MPNFATGLLSLCLTLLAGCASAPPSPAPPLTVTGCPAVVPCQLPATSPANNGDLLTDGDRAEAAWAECAAQVDMVYKHQQAAP; this is encoded by the coding sequence ATGCCGAACTTCGCCACTGGGCTGCTCAGCCTTTGCCTGACGCTGCTCGCCGGGTGCGCGAGCGCCCCGCCCTCACCAGCGCCGCCGCTTACCGTGACTGGATGTCCGGCCGTGGTGCCCTGCCAACTGCCGGCGACAAGCCCAGCCAATAACGGCGACCTGCTCACCGATGGGGACCGGGCCGAAGCTGCCTGGGCCGAGTGCGCCGCGCAGGTCGATATGGTCTACAAACATCAACAGGCAGCCCCATGA
- a CDS encoding phage tail protein produces the protein MNKPESLRAHLLATVADFKYDPDRLLIFIDNGKVRCTAAASLSFEYSYDLQIILTEFADHPDTVILPILGWLSVNQPELLENLDKVKQGIQFEADILDKEKVDMSLTLALTERVIVGTDDQGNTTVKHAGEPQRVAGYLDPNWVPGAQGDTSEWVVPK, from the coding sequence ATGAACAAACCCGAAAGCCTGCGCGCGCATCTGCTGGCCACCGTCGCCGACTTCAAATACGACCCTGACCGCCTGCTGATCTTCATCGACAACGGAAAGGTACGGTGCACGGCGGCAGCAAGCCTGTCGTTTGAATACAGTTATGACCTTCAGATTATCCTCACCGAGTTCGCTGACCACCCCGACACCGTGATCCTGCCGATCCTGGGTTGGCTTAGCGTCAATCAACCGGAGCTGCTGGAAAACCTCGACAAGGTCAAGCAAGGCATACAGTTCGAAGCCGATATCCTTGACAAGGAAAAAGTGGACATGAGCCTGACCCTCGCGCTCACAGAGCGAGTAATCGTCGGCACGGATGACCAGGGCAACACCACCGTAAAACATGCCGGCGAGCCTCAACGCGTCGCTGGTTATCTCGATCCGAACTGGGTGCCGGGTGCCCAGGGAGATACCAGCGAATGGGTTGTGCCGAAATGA
- a CDS encoding phage tail protein, which translates to MIDPNSQFFAILTATGEAKQANADALGIPWKLTELGVGDANGTDPIPDRAQKKLINERRRRPLNKLSVDPANPNIIVAEQVIPADEGGWWIREIGLYDSDGALVAVANCAPSYKPLMSQGSGRTQVVRMNFIVSSAANVVLKIDPDVVLATRQYVDDSVVDGINRQDVKQSVLVATTGPIQLAGAQTIDGVAVPLGARVLVKDQAQAKDNGIYLTAEIWKRTSDADTSVKVTPGLLVAAEQGAVNADTLWLLSTDAAIVLGTTGLNFKNITQGLAPISSPAFLDKPTAPTAPLFDSGKTLANTEFVQRALGNLSGIRIYEITASMSASDFGRLVLANSGSAISLTLPPIGNVPIGATIHIRNVGGAPLTVVPPAGGTMSAVATRTLPSVVVNVGASLDVTVQGSNYFMAGSASLRHIADFAESTGHQKLPGGDVEQWGLYVSAPSGSDTVIPLPYALSAVPTDIQLTFADFSSGQKVGDYPVLQARNSTPGSITVRNLYSASASFFWRVRGKA; encoded by the coding sequence ATGATCGATCCGAATTCTCAGTTTTTTGCGATTCTCACTGCGACCGGCGAAGCCAAACAGGCCAATGCCGACGCCCTGGGCATACCTTGGAAACTCACCGAGCTTGGCGTGGGTGATGCCAATGGCACCGATCCGATCCCTGACCGTGCACAAAAAAAACTGATCAATGAGCGGCGCCGCCGACCACTGAACAAACTGTCGGTTGACCCGGCCAACCCCAACATCATCGTAGCGGAACAAGTCATTCCTGCCGACGAAGGTGGGTGGTGGATTCGAGAAATAGGCTTGTATGACTCAGACGGCGCCCTGGTAGCCGTAGCGAATTGCGCACCAAGCTATAAGCCGCTGATGTCCCAAGGCTCAGGCCGCACGCAAGTCGTTCGCATGAATTTCATTGTATCCAGCGCAGCCAACGTGGTGCTGAAGATCGACCCCGACGTCGTTCTGGCTACACGCCAGTATGTCGATGATTCGGTGGTCGACGGGATCAACAGGCAAGACGTGAAGCAATCGGTGCTGGTGGCAACGACTGGGCCGATCCAGCTGGCTGGTGCACAAACGATTGACGGTGTGGCAGTGCCGCTCGGCGCGCGGGTGTTGGTAAAGGACCAGGCGCAGGCAAAAGATAACGGGATCTACCTCACAGCGGAGATTTGGAAGCGGACCAGCGATGCAGATACCAGCGTCAAGGTCACCCCGGGCTTGTTGGTTGCCGCCGAGCAGGGCGCGGTGAATGCCGATACGTTGTGGTTGCTGTCGACCGACGCGGCGATTGTCCTGGGAACCACGGGACTGAATTTCAAAAATATTACGCAAGGTCTCGCGCCGATCAGTTCGCCGGCGTTTCTGGATAAGCCCACAGCTCCAACAGCCCCTCTGTTTGACAGCGGTAAAACGCTGGCTAATACCGAATTCGTGCAGCGGGCGCTCGGTAACCTGAGCGGTATCAGGATCTATGAAATCACCGCCAGCATGTCCGCATCAGATTTTGGTCGTCTTGTTCTGGCGAATTCTGGGTCTGCAATCTCATTAACTCTTCCTCCAATTGGCAACGTGCCAATTGGAGCGACGATCCACATCAGAAACGTCGGTGGGGCTCCGTTGACAGTAGTGCCACCGGCTGGTGGAACTATGTCCGCCGTTGCCACGCGCACGTTGCCGAGCGTTGTGGTCAACGTCGGCGCGTCTCTTGACGTAACCGTGCAAGGCTCCAATTACTTCATGGCCGGTTCGGCGTCTTTGAGGCACATCGCCGACTTTGCCGAATCGACAGGTCATCAAAAGTTGCCTGGTGGGGACGTTGAACAATGGGGTCTTTATGTTTCGGCTCCATCAGGTTCTGACACGGTAATCCCGCTGCCCTACGCGCTTTCGGCGGTGCCTACAGATATTCAGCTGACGTTTGCCGATTTTTCCAGCGGTCAAAAAGTTGGTGATTATCCAGTGTTGCAAGCGAGAAATAGCACGCCCGGGAGTATCACCGTTCGAAATCTCTATAGCGCTAGCGCCTCATTTTTTTGGCGAGTAAGGGGTAAAGCATGA
- a CDS encoding phage holin family protein, with protein MPNIELAVQLITAIAYLLSALRLACYTRGDARYRRSISLLASLFGSTLCICGLEILLDRQPTSLGQAASIVLLCILIFRSRGNVAALLRPSA; from the coding sequence ATGCCGAACATCGAACTGGCCGTGCAGTTGATCACGGCAATCGCCTACCTGCTGAGCGCTCTACGCCTGGCCTGTTACACCCGAGGCGATGCGCGGTACCGGCGCAGCATCTCGCTGCTGGCGAGCCTATTTGGCTCCACCTTGTGCATTTGCGGTCTGGAAATCCTTCTGGACCGCCAGCCCACGAGTCTTGGGCAGGCCGCTTCGATTGTGTTGCTCTGCATCCTGATTTTCCGTTCACGCGGCAACGTCGCCGCCCTGTTGAGGCCCAGTGCATGA
- a CDS encoding N-acetylmuramidase family protein: MTTTLRHGDRSQAVLILQKNLNRQGAKLVPDGNYGDATEAAVRAYQVRVGLVADGIAGSKTQAGLAGSDCARLLRNNDLVNAAERLDVPLASIYAVNEVESKGKGFLDNGKPVILFERHIMYRQLAKVRHAGDDPAEIKRQADQLAATNPALVNPKAGGYIGGTAEHQRLAMARLIDDTAALESASWGAFQIMGYHWQRLGYASVQDFVAAMSAGESQQFEAFTRFIETDPVLHKALKARKWAEFAKLYNGPDYLRNLYDTKLQRAYERHAVCGCGQGVAA, encoded by the coding sequence ATGACTACCACCCTTCGCCACGGCGACCGCTCGCAAGCAGTGCTTATCCTTCAAAAGAATCTCAACAGGCAAGGCGCAAAACTGGTACCCGACGGCAACTACGGTGACGCTACAGAGGCGGCAGTCCGCGCGTACCAGGTGAGAGTCGGTTTGGTGGCCGACGGCATCGCTGGCAGCAAGACCCAGGCCGGCCTGGCCGGCAGTGACTGCGCCCGGCTGCTACGCAATAACGATCTGGTGAACGCCGCCGAACGCCTGGACGTGCCGCTGGCAAGCATTTACGCGGTCAACGAAGTGGAATCCAAGGGTAAAGGTTTCTTGGACAACGGCAAGCCTGTGATCCTGTTCGAACGACACATCATGTACCGCCAGCTCGCCAAAGTTCGGCACGCGGGTGATGACCCTGCAGAGATCAAGCGCCAGGCCGATCAACTGGCTGCTACCAACCCAGCCTTGGTCAACCCAAAGGCCGGTGGCTACATCGGCGGTACCGCCGAGCACCAGCGTCTGGCTATGGCCCGGCTGATTGATGACACAGCCGCACTGGAGTCAGCTTCCTGGGGCGCCTTCCAAATCATGGGCTATCACTGGCAACGCCTCGGTTACGCCAGCGTGCAGGACTTCGTGGCGGCAATGAGTGCCGGCGAATCGCAGCAATTCGAGGCATTCACACGCTTCATTGAAACCGACCCGGTGCTGCACAAGGCACTGAAAGCTCGTAAATGGGCAGAGTTTGCGAAGCTGTACAACGGGCCGGATTATCTGCGAAACCTCTATGACACCAAGCTGCAGCGCGCTTACGAACGGCACGCAGTCTGCGGGTGCGGGCAAGGAGTGGCAGCATGA
- a CDS encoding phage virion morphogenesis protein, whose product MSGNLEALETWAAGLLKQLQPAARNKLARSIGQELRRSQQKRVQTQQNPDGSKFAPRKKRDLRDKQGRILRKVEMFKKLRTATYLKVHGESNAVTVGFTGRVSRIAKVHQYGLKDRAERGAPEVRYDQRELLGFTDKDLDIIHDLLLTTLTH is encoded by the coding sequence ATGAGCGGAAACTTAGAAGCCCTCGAAACCTGGGCTGCCGGCCTGCTGAAGCAGCTACAGCCCGCTGCCCGCAATAAGCTCGCCCGCTCCATCGGCCAGGAACTGCGGCGCAGCCAGCAAAAACGTGTCCAGACGCAGCAAAATCCGGACGGCAGTAAATTTGCGCCCCGTAAAAAACGTGATCTGCGTGATAAGCAAGGCCGAATTCTACGCAAGGTTGAGATGTTCAAAAAGCTGCGCACTGCGACCTACCTGAAGGTCCATGGCGAAAGCAATGCAGTCACCGTGGGTTTTACAGGGCGGGTCTCCCGCATCGCTAAGGTTCACCAATACGGTTTGAAAGACCGAGCGGAGCGTGGCGCCCCCGAGGTACGCTATGACCAAAGGGAATTGTTGGGTTTTACTGACAAAGACCTTGATATAATCCATGACCTTTTACTGACGACATTAACTCATTAG
- a CDS encoding phage tail protein I, whose amino-acid sequence MGVQQLLPGNSTTLEQQAAQALAQIQRVPIPLRQLCNPDACPLELLPYLAWAFSVDRWDSKWPEAAKRSAIRSSHFIHSRKGTIGALRRVVEPLGYLIEVLEWWQTTPNGVPGTFAIKVGVLETGITEEMYQELTWLIDDARPVTRHLTGLAISLETTGVMSIFASVYEGDEIDVYPPILRDITTTGVIGSSGREHTIDTVSVYPPVPGVIDLTCYIGAAGREHSIDTLDIYP is encoded by the coding sequence ATGGGCGTCCAGCAGTTGCTGCCAGGAAACTCGACGACGCTGGAACAACAAGCTGCTCAAGCGCTGGCGCAAATTCAGCGCGTGCCCATTCCACTGCGCCAGCTTTGCAATCCCGACGCTTGCCCGCTGGAGCTGCTGCCATACCTGGCCTGGGCCTTCTCGGTTGATCGCTGGGACAGCAAATGGCCTGAAGCCGCGAAACGGTCGGCCATTCGATCATCCCACTTCATCCACTCGCGTAAGGGCACCATCGGAGCCCTGCGGCGCGTGGTCGAACCGTTGGGGTATCTGATTGAAGTGCTTGAGTGGTGGCAAACCACGCCGAACGGCGTGCCAGGTACATTCGCGATCAAGGTGGGTGTGCTCGAAACCGGCATAACCGAGGAAATGTACCAAGAGCTGACCTGGCTCATCGACGACGCCAGGCCAGTCACCCGACACTTGACCGGCCTGGCTATCAGCCTTGAAACCACCGGCGTGATGAGCATATTCGCCAGCGTCTATGAAGGCGATGAAATCGACGTTTACCCCCCAATCCTGCGCGACATCACCACCACAGGCGTGATCGGCAGCTCTGGCCGTGAACACACTATCGACACAGTTAGCGTTTACCCGCCGGTCCCCGGCGTTATCGACCTTACCTGCTACATCGGCGCAGCCGGGCGGGAACACTCCATCGACACACTGGACATCTACCCATGA
- a CDS encoding baseplate J/gp47 family protein, with the protein MNSFAAIDLSQLPAPQIIEQIDFEQILAERKAYAISLWPISEQAEIAARLEMESEPLNKLLQENAYRETVWRQRVNEASLANLLATARGTDLEQLAANFNVKRLVIQEGKPSAVPPVPRLMESDDSLRERAQMAWEGLSTAGPRNSYIFHARAADGRVADATAESPSPAVAVVTVQSLLGDGTASADLLAAVNAYVSDDDRRPVADRLTVQSAQIVRYQVKAKLFLLSSGPESEPILAAAEARLLAYVNQRRRLGMEVSESAIHAALHVEGVRKVELEGWVDIVATKAQAPYCTAVKVTRGAE; encoded by the coding sequence ATGAACAGTTTTGCAGCCATCGACCTTAGCCAGCTCCCGGCCCCGCAGATCATCGAGCAGATCGACTTTGAGCAGATCCTTGCCGAGCGCAAGGCTTACGCCATCAGCCTGTGGCCGATCAGCGAACAAGCTGAAATCGCCGCTCGCCTCGAAATGGAATCAGAGCCGCTGAACAAGCTGCTGCAGGAGAATGCATACCGCGAGACTGTTTGGCGTCAGCGCGTCAATGAAGCCTCCTTGGCTAACTTGCTTGCCACAGCCCGTGGCACCGACTTGGAACAGCTTGCCGCGAACTTCAATGTCAAACGACTGGTGATCCAGGAAGGCAAGCCATCGGCGGTACCGCCTGTACCAAGGCTCATGGAGAGCGACGACAGCCTACGCGAACGTGCGCAAATGGCTTGGGAGGGCCTGAGTACTGCCGGGCCACGGAACAGCTACATCTTCCACGCGAGAGCCGCCGATGGTCGCGTGGCCGACGCTACCGCCGAAAGCCCATCGCCAGCCGTTGCCGTCGTCACAGTGCAATCTTTGCTTGGCGATGGCACGGCCTCTGCCGACTTGCTTGCCGCTGTAAACGCCTACGTCAGCGACGATGACCGCCGGCCGGTAGCAGACCGTCTGACCGTCCAGAGCGCCCAAATCGTCCGTTACCAGGTCAAGGCCAAACTCTTCCTCTTGTCCAGCGGGCCGGAGTCCGAGCCGATTCTTGCGGCCGCTGAAGCGCGTTTGCTGGCGTACGTCAATCAACGTCGCCGACTGGGAATGGAGGTGTCGGAGTCAGCCATTCATGCCGCGCTGCACGTCGAAGGAGTACGCAAGGTCGAGTTGGAAGGCTGGGTCGATATCGTCGCGACCAAGGCCCAAGCGCCCTACTGTACGGCCGTGAAAGTCACGCGGGGAGCCGAGTGA
- a CDS encoding GPW/gp25 family protein, with product MNRQTGGAIADREHISQSITDILTTRIGTRVMRREYGSLLPELVDHPFNDVTRLRVYAATVMALMRWETRISLSRVQFAGANMQGQASIDLEGTVVDTNEPLSLSVPLQLGGSV from the coding sequence ATGAACCGACAAACCGGCGGCGCCATCGCAGATCGCGAGCACATCAGTCAGTCGATCACCGACATTCTCACCACCCGCATTGGCACCCGCGTCATGCGCCGCGAATACGGCAGCCTGTTGCCGGAGCTAGTGGACCATCCCTTCAACGACGTGACTCGCCTGCGGGTTTACGCGGCGACCGTTATGGCTTTGATGCGCTGGGAAACCCGTATCAGCCTGAGTCGGGTGCAGTTCGCTGGGGCGAACATGCAGGGCCAAGCCTCGATCGATCTGGAAGGCACTGTGGTGGACACCAATGAACCGCTGAGCCTCAGCGTTCCGCTGCAGCTGGGAGGCAGTGTATGA
- a CDS encoding phage baseplate assembly protein V, translating to MKDYAALSRLLENLIRFGVIDAVQMEPPRVKVKTGTLTTAWLPWLTLRAGSDREWDPPTVDEQVILFSPSGQLANGIVVTGVFSDHIPANGNRAGLHRRTYADGTVIEYDSVTHHLNATLVDGGTTNLISTGGINLVGDITHKGDYVQTGNQNITGRVDVSQDVVAANVSLVNHLTSGVKQGGEQSGVPIPS from the coding sequence ATGAAAGATTACGCCGCCCTCTCTCGCCTGCTAGAAAACCTCATCCGCTTCGGCGTCATCGACGCCGTGCAGATGGAGCCTCCGCGCGTAAAGGTAAAAACCGGGACGCTGACTACCGCTTGGCTGCCTTGGCTGACTTTACGCGCAGGCTCGGACCGCGAGTGGGACCCGCCCACCGTTGACGAACAGGTCATCTTGTTCAGCCCATCCGGCCAGCTTGCCAACGGCATCGTAGTCACGGGCGTCTTCAGCGACCACATCCCGGCCAATGGCAACCGCGCCGGCCTGCACCGGCGCACCTACGCCGACGGTACGGTGATCGAGTACGACAGCGTTACCCACCACCTGAACGCCACGCTGGTCGACGGCGGCACCACCAACCTGATCAGCACCGGCGGCATCAACCTGGTAGGCGACATCACGCACAAAGGCGACTACGTCCAAACCGGCAATCAGAACATCACCGGCCGAGTCGATGTTTCGCAAGACGTAGTCGCGGCGAACGTCAGCCTGGTAAATCACCTTACCTCTGGCGTTAAGCAGGGTGGCGAGCAGTCGGGAGTGCCGATCCCATCATGA
- a CDS encoding phage tail protein, whose product MTVFYSPKTGFFYDDQVCTFIPADAREFSAEARDELLAQVSHGQRLVCGPDKWPVVIDAPEQTDEQLAEVERYWRSVQLTATDGVVTRHRDEIEDGSPTTLTPEQYAELQAYRRLLRNWPEAGEFPLSQHRPAAPQWLVDQIQ is encoded by the coding sequence ATGACTGTCTTTTATAGTCCTAAAACAGGCTTTTTCTACGACGATCAGGTATGCACGTTTATCCCTGCTGATGCGCGGGAGTTCTCCGCCGAAGCCAGGGATGAGCTGCTAGCCCAAGTCAGTCATGGACAACGTTTGGTGTGTGGGCCGGACAAATGGCCTGTGGTGATAGACGCCCCGGAGCAGACGGACGAGCAGTTAGCCGAAGTCGAGCGGTATTGGCGCTCGGTTCAGCTGACGGCAACAGACGGGGTAGTGACCCGGCATCGTGATGAGATTGAAGACGGGTCGCCAACCACGCTAACACCGGAGCAGTACGCTGAATTGCAAGCATATCGGCGTTTACTCCGTAACTGGCCGGAAGCGGGCGAGTTCCCACTGAGTCAGCATCGACCGGCCGCGCCTCAATGGCTGGTTGACCAAATTCAGTAG
- a CDS encoding phage tail sheath protein, which translates to MADYLHGVRVIELNDGTRPIRTIPTAVIGMVCTAEDADPLVFPLDTPVLITNVQTAVGKAGVKGTLAASLQGIADQTKPYVIVVRVKEGADEATTTSALIGGTTPTGQYTGMKALLAAKSRVGMTPRILGVPGLDSLPVATALGAIAKDLRAFAYVSAWNCKTKEEVVAYRENFGAREMMVIWPDFQNWDTVANKTTTASAVARALGLRAKIDQETGWHKTLSNVAVSGVTGISADVFWDLQNPATDANYLNSNDVTTLINANGFRFWGSRTCSDDPLFAFENYTRTAQILADTMGEAHMWAVDRPMHASLVRDLVEGVSAKMRELKSQGYLIGGSCWNPDDINTKDTLKAGKLWLDYDYTPVPPLEDLTFRQRITDRYLIDFAKGISS; encoded by the coding sequence ATGGCCGATTATCTCCACGGCGTGCGGGTCATCGAACTCAACGACGGCACCCGCCCCATTCGCACTATTCCCACCGCAGTCATCGGCATGGTTTGCACCGCTGAAGATGCGGACCCACTCGTTTTCCCTCTGGACACTCCAGTCCTCATCACCAACGTGCAAACCGCCGTCGGCAAGGCCGGCGTCAAGGGCACCCTGGCTGCCAGCCTGCAAGGCATCGCCGACCAGACCAAGCCTTACGTTATCGTGGTACGGGTCAAAGAAGGCGCTGACGAAGCGACGACTACGAGCGCCCTGATTGGCGGTACAACACCAACCGGTCAATACACCGGCATGAAAGCTCTGCTCGCCGCCAAATCACGTGTGGGCATGACTCCGCGTATCCTTGGCGTGCCAGGCCTCGACAGTTTGCCAGTAGCCACCGCCCTCGGCGCCATCGCCAAAGACCTGCGCGCCTTTGCATACGTCAGCGCCTGGAACTGCAAAACCAAGGAAGAGGTAGTGGCGTACCGCGAGAACTTCGGTGCACGCGAAATGATGGTGATTTGGCCGGACTTCCAGAACTGGGACACCGTCGCCAACAAGACCACTACTGCATCGGCTGTGGCCCGTGCACTTGGCCTTCGCGCCAAGATCGATCAGGAGACGGGCTGGCATAAAACCCTGTCCAACGTGGCCGTGAGTGGCGTGACCGGTATCAGCGCCGACGTGTTCTGGGATCTGCAAAACCCAGCCACCGACGCCAACTACCTCAACAGCAACGACGTCACCACCCTGATCAACGCCAACGGTTTTCGCTTCTGGGGTAGCCGCACCTGCAGTGATGACCCGTTGTTCGCCTTCGAAAACTACACCCGCACCGCGCAGATCCTCGCGGACACCATGGGCGAAGCGCACATGTGGGCAGTTGACCGCCCTATGCACGCCTCCCTGGTACGCGACCTGGTCGAAGGCGTAAGCGCCAAGATGCGCGAGTTGAAATCCCAGGGCTACCTGATCGGCGGCAGTTGCTGGAACCCGGACGACATCAACACCAAAGACACCCTCAAGGCCGGCAAGCTCTGGCTTGATTACGACTACACCCCCGTGCCGCCACTTGAAGACCTCACCTTCCGCCAGCGAATCACCGACCGTTACCTGATCGACTTCGCCAAGGGCATCAGCAGCTAA